The window GTGCCGTCCAGCAAGATGCCACGCGACTGCAGCTCTGGCACAGGCTGGCCGTGGCCGGGCAGGCGGGTGTCCAGCATCTCGTAGTACACGTCGTTGGGTGCGGTGGCCAGCTGCACGCCGGCCATGCCTAGCTTGTCCACCACGTCCAGCAGGTTGTCGCAGATCAGTGCGATGTGCTGGATGCCTTCGCCGTTGAACTGCATCAAAAATTCTTCGATCTGGCCACCGCCCTGCTTGGATTCTTCGTTCAGCGGAATGCGGATCTTGCCGTCAGGGGCAGTCATGGCCTTGGAGGTCAGGCCCGTGTATTCGCCCTGGATGTCGAAGTAGCGGATTTCGCGGAAGCCGAACAGCTTTTCGTAGAAGTTGGCCCAGAAGCCCATGCGGCCGCGGTACACGTTGTGCGTGAGGTGGTCGATGAGGTTCAGGCCATGGCCCACGGGGCGGCGGTCTACGCCTTCAATGAATTCGAAGTCGATGTCGTAGATGGACTTGCCGTCTTCAAAGCGGTCGATCAAATACAGCGGTGCGCCGCCAATGCCCTTGATGGCGGGCAGGCGCAGTTCCATGGGGCCTGTGGGGATCTCGATGGGCTGGGCGCCCAGTTCCAGCGCGCGGTTGTAAGCCTTGTGCGCATCCTTCACGCGGAAGGCCAGGCCACAGGCCGAGGGGCCGTGCTCGGCGCCGAAGTACGCGGCTTGGCTGTGGGGCTCGCGGTTCAGGATGAAGTTGATGCCGTTCTGGCGGTACAGCACCACGTCCTTGGAGCGGTGCTTGGCGACCAAGGTGAAGCCGAGCTTTTCAAACACCGCCTCCAGCACGCCGGGCTGGGGCGAGGTGAATTCGACGAACTCGAAGCCCATCAGGCCCATGGGGTTGTCCCAGGCAGCGAGCTGGGCGGTGGTTTCTTGCGGCAAGGCGGCGTTCATGGGGTGTCTCCGGCATTCGTTGATGAATGTCATGGACTGTAGGCGCGCCCTGCCTCATGTTTCTGGCGAAATCAAGAGGCTTTGCTGCTCGATTTGCAGGAATCTTGTGAATGGTCAAAATTTTGCGCAGTCAGGCGGCGCATGCGGCCGGATTGGACGCCGCATCCATGCGGCGTCGCCAGGAGCCTCCAGAACGCTAGGAGCCCGAAGTGCCTGCATTGAGCTGGCGCAGCGCCAGCGCGGCGTCGATGCGTTGTTGCTCCTCAGGCGAGAAGAGCTGCTGGCGCAACTGTTGCAGGCCAGCGCCTTCGCCTTGCTGGGTGCGCGCCTGGCTGTATTGGTCGAGCCGCTGGTTCCAGTGTTGTTCGTCCCGGTCCAGCTGGGCCATGGCCTGGGCGGCTGCCGGGCCGTAT of the Acidovorax sp. 107 genome contains:
- the hppD gene encoding 4-hydroxyphenylpyruvate dioxygenase, translated to MNAALPQETTAQLAAWDNPMGLMGFEFVEFTSPQPGVLEAVFEKLGFTLVAKHRSKDVVLYRQNGINFILNREPHSQAAYFGAEHGPSACGLAFRVKDAHKAYNRALELGAQPIEIPTGPMELRLPAIKGIGGAPLYLIDRFEDGKSIYDIDFEFIEGVDRRPVGHGLNLIDHLTHNVYRGRMGFWANFYEKLFGFREIRYFDIQGEYTGLTSKAMTAPDGKIRIPLNEESKQGGGQIEEFLMQFNGEGIQHIALICDNLLDVVDKLGMAGVQLATAPNDVYYEMLDTRLPGHGQPVPELQSRGILLDGTTADGTPRLLLQIFSTPMLGPVFFEFIQREGDYRDGFGEGNFKALFESLERDQIRRGVLNT